GACGTGTCCGGGCTGGACGCCGCACGGACCGCGCTGGGCTCGGCACTCGACCTCACCGTCCGCCTCGAGCCGTTGAAGGCGGACGCGGTCGCGGAGCTGGTCCGCGGCGTGACCGGCGGTATCCGGATCAGCGCCACCGCCGCGGCGGGGCTGGCCGCCCGCAGCGACGGCAACCCGTTCACGCTGCTGCAGTTCCTCACCGCGATCGTCGACGCCGGGCTGGCGCGGCCGTCCTGGGGCACCTGGCAGATCGACTCCGATCTGCTGCACGACGTCGAGTTGCCGGTGGACGCGGTTGCGCTGGTCCTCGACCGCCTCCGAGGCCTGGACCCGGAGAGCCGCCAGTTACTCGGGCTGGCCGCCGCCCTCGGCCCGCACTTCGACCCCGGCATGGTCGCCGAGGTCGGCCGCATCGCCCGGCGGCGCGCGATCGAGGTCGCCAGCGCCGCCGCGTGGCGTCACCTGCTGGAGCGCCGGGACGGCGACAACTTCCAGTTCCTGCACGACCGGATCCGGGAAGCCCTGCTCGCCCAGTTCGACGCGGCGACGCTGCGCAGCGTCCACGCCCGCATCGCCGACGTCCTCGCGAACCAGGCCGCCTCCGGCCAGGCCTCGCCGGCCACGGTCTACGCGCTGGCCCGGCACCGGCAGCTCGCCGACGACGGCCGGCCCAACCCCGCCCTGTTCGCGGCGTGCGCGGCGGCCGGGCGGCTGGCGCTGACCGAGCAGGCACCGGCCGAGGCGGTCGGGTTCCTGCAGCGGGCCGCCGCGGCCGCGACCCGGTCCGGCATCATCACCGACGCCGCCTTCCTGCAGGCGCTCGGCCGCGCCCAGCACCGCACCGGCCGGTTCCGGGAGGCGCTGGCCACCCTGGAGGCGGCGCGTGACCGCACCGACGATCCGCTGGAGCGCGCCCGGCTGCTCGCGCTGACCGCGCAGGTCCACGACAGCACCTGGGCGACCGACCAGCAGGCCCGGGCGGTCGACGAGGCGCTGGCCGAGCTGGGCCGGCCGCTGCCGAACAACCCGTTCGTACTGGTGGTCACGACGTTGTGGCAGGTCGTGGTCGGTGCGCTGATCATGGTGACCCGGATCGGCCACGGCACCGTCACCGAACCGCAGCGTGAGCTGTACTGCCTGCTCACCGAGTTGTACGACGCCGGGGCGCTGGCCTACGCCCGGCAGTTACGCCCCACCGTGGCGCTCGCCCTGACGCTGCGGCGGGTGTACCTGACCGCGCGGATCGGACGTGGTCCGGAGAGCGTGCGGATGGGCATGGCCGCAGCCCACCTGGCCTACCTCGTGGGGCTGCGGGGGTACGGCCGCTGGCTGACCCGACGCGCCCACCGCACCGCCGCGGAGGTGGGAGATTCCCAGCTGACCGCGTACGTCGACTGGCTGGACGCGCTGGACCAGCACTTCTTCGGCTTCGACCAGGGCGAGCGGATCCGTGTGGTGCTCGCCGACCGCGCCCGCTGGCTCGACGCCGGACGCCGGATCGACCTGCTGTCGGTGCTGTGCTGGGACACGCTGCTGCGCGGTGACGTCGCCGGTGCGGAAGAGGTGTTCGCCCGCCGCCGAGCCCTGGTCGACGCCAGCGACGGTGCACTGGGCACCACCGTGCACGCCTGCCACATCGGGCTGCTGGCGTTGCAGGGACGACCAGCGGAGGCCGCCGCCCAGCTGGCTCGGGTCCGGTCCGCCGGCGGCCAGACGCGCTGGGAGCGGGTCGACCTCTCGTACGTGGAGATGCTGGCCGAGGTCGAGCAGGGCGACTGCGGCCCGGCGTTCGACGCCGCCGTCGCCGCGTTGGAGAAGACGGGAGTGCCCTGGTGGGCGCTGATCCCGATCCACCGCGGACTGTACGTGTACCAGGCGTACGGGCGGATCGAGCAGGTTCGGGTCGCTGCTCCGGGCGATCGCGCGCGGCGGCTGGCCCAGGCTCGGGCGGCGGTCCGGGCGCTCCGGATGGTCGCCAACACCCCGATGTTGCGGGCGCATCACCGGGTGGCGCACGCCGGGCTGGTCTTGGCGGAAGGGCAACCCGACCGCGCGGTGCGGATGCTGAACGCGGCCGAGCCGGTGCTGCGGACCGTGGACGCCCCGCTGGTGGCGTTCGAGGCCGCCCGGGTGCGGGCGCGTGCTCTCGGGGTGCAGGGAGTGGACGGGGAGCGCGACCGGCAAGCCAGGTACGCGCTCGCGCTCGCCGTCGAGCAGCGGTGGCCGCACCGGGCCCGTCAGCTCGCGGCCGAGTTCGGGCTGGACGGCGCGTCCCGGGTGACGCTGCACCAGGCACGGTCGAGCGACGGCGTCGCGGTGAGTCTGTACCGGCAGCGGCTGGACGCGATCCAGCAGGTGGGACTGGCCGCGTCCCGGGTGCTCGACCCGGCCCGGGTGGCCGCGGTGGCGCTGGACGAGACGATCCGGATCCTCGGCGCGGAACGAGCCTTCCTCTTCCTGGTCGACGACACGGGTCAGCTGCGCCCGCACGGCGGACGAGACGCGGCCCGCACCGATCTCGGCACGCTGACCGGCTACAGCGCGACCCTGGTCGACCGGGTCTGGCAGACCCGGACGGCGACGGTCGTGACCGGCACCGAGGAGGGCGCGGCGCTCGGTGCGGAGAGCGTCGTCCTGCACGGCCTGCGCAGCATCATGGTCGCGCCGATCCTGCTCGACGGCCGGCTGCTCGGCGTCGTCTACCTGGACAGCCGGGTCGCCAAGGGCATCTTCACCGCCGACGACGTGGGGGTGCTGACCGCGATCACCAGCCACGTGGCGGTGGCGCTGGAGACCGCACGCGCCGCGCAGCTGGAGGTCGCCGTCGGGGCCGCGAACCGGCAGCGAGACCTCGCCGAGACGCTGCGGGACGCGCTGGCGGCGATCACCGGCATCCTCGAGCCGACGCCGGAGCAGGTGCTGCGGCGGCTGCTCACGGTGGTGTTCGGCGTCGTCGGTGGGGACAGCGGCTGGCTGGTGCAGGCCGGTCCGGAGCCGCCGCTGGTCTGGGTACGGGCCGCGACGCGTACCGGACGTCACCACCGCACCGACGACCTGGCCGGCATCTTCGCCGCGGTCGCCGCGGACGAACTGGACGACCCCGGCGACGGCCTGGCCATCCCGACCGGCTCCCACCCGGTCGCGATGGACGCCGACGCCCGGCTGGCGCGCCTGCTGGAGACCGCCGAGCCGGTGGTGAGCCGGGTCGACGCCCCACGGCTGGTCACCGACGCGCTGCCGGACGCCCGCTGCTGGCTGGCGCTGCCGCTGGTGGCCCGGGAGGAACGGCTCGGCGTCCTGCTGTTCGCGACCGGATCACCCGACGACTACGACGACGGTGTCGCGGAGATCGCCGGCGCGCTGGTCGGCCAGGGCATGGTCGCGTACGAGAACGCCCGGCTCTACGCCGAGGTCCGGCGGCTGGCGACGATCGACGGGCTGACCGGCGTCGCCAACCGCAGGCACTTTTTCGAGCTGGCCAGCCACGACGTCGCGGTGAGCCGCCGGGACCGCGCCGCCAGGTGGCCGGTCGCAGCGATGATGATCGACATCGACCACTTCAAGCGGGTCAACGACGTCTACGGCCACCAGGTCGGTGACGAGGTGATCCAGGTGGTGGCCGGTCGCCTACGGCAGAACGGGCGCGGGCTGGGGCTGCTCGGCCGCTACGGCGGGGAGGAGTTCGCGCTGCTGCTCCGCGCCGGGCCGGTCGAAGCGGCGCGGGTCGCGGAGGACCTGCGGACCGCGGTGGCCGAGGAACCCGTGCCGACGTCGGCTGGGCCGCTGTGGGTGACGATCAGCCTCGGCGTCACCTACCTGCGCGACGCCGACCTGGACACCGACCCGGATCCGGACGCGGTGATCAGCATGCTGCTCGGGCGCGCGGACCGCTGTCTCTACCTCGCGAAACACGCCGGCCGGAACCGCGTCCACGTCGGCTGAGGGCTAACCGACGACCTCCACCGGGATGCCGTTGAGTACCGCGGTGCCGCTCAGCACGTCGATCAGTTCCGGGTCGGTGAGCGTGTTCGCGTTGACGCCCGCGGTCTGCTCGGCGACCCGCTGCCGGGTACCGGGCAGGCCGTGTCCGAACCCGTGCGGCAGGCTCACCACCCCCGGCATGATCGTCGCGCTCGGCTCCAGCACGGTCGCGACCGTGCCGACGCGCGACCGCACCCGTACCTCCTGGCCGGCGGCGAGCCCGAGCCGGGATGCGTCCTCCGGGTTCATCTGCAGCGTGCACCGGTTCGAGCCACCCGCGAGCGTGGGGACGTTGTGCGACCAGCTGTTGTTCGTGCGGAGGTTCCGCCGTCCCACCAGCACGAACCCGTCTCGTCGCACGTCGGCGCCGGCGCGGAGCCGGGACAGGTCGGCGACGATCGGCGCGGGCGCCAGCTCGACCTTGCCGGACGCGGTGGCCAGCAGCGCATCGAGCGTCGGCTCCAGCGGCCCCAGGTCGAGGCCGTGCGGAGCGTCCAGCAGCCGCTGCAGCGAGAGCCCGCCGGGCTGTGCACCGAACCCGTCACCGTAGGTGCCGAGCCGCAGCATCAGGTCCAACCGCCGTTCGGCACCGCCGGCACCGGTCAGCTCCTTCGCCAGCACGGCCGGGTCGCCTCCGTGCACCGGTGACGACGGGTCGGCGACGGCTCGGGCGAGCGTCCCGCCGATGATTCCCTCGTCGAGCAGCTCCGGGTCGGCCCCGGCGCCCTGCCCGGCAGCGATCAGCGCGAGCTTCGCCAGGATCTGTGCCTCGCTCGGGCGTCCGGCCGGGAGATCCAGCACCGGTGGTGAGTACCGCGCCACCCGCCGCACCGCGAACCCGAGCAGCGCGACGTCGTAGTGGCCGGCTTCCAGGATCCGCGGCGGCGGGAGGATCACGTCGGCGTGCCGGGTGGTCGCGTTCAGGTACGGGTCGACGCTGAGCATGAAGTCGAGCGTGCCGAGCGCGGCGTCCAGCCCCGGCCCGTCCGGAGTGGAGAGCACGGGGTTGCCCGCCACCGTGACCAGCGCACGCACCTGGCCCTCGCCGGGCGTCCGGATCTCGTCGGCGAGGGTCGCGACCGGCAGCTCGCCGATGGCCTCCGGCAGGTCGCGGACCCGGCTGCGCCAGCGGCCGGTCGTGAACGGCTTGCGCCAGCGGGTGCGGCCGTGCGGCGGCATGCCGAACATGCCGCCGCCGGGACGGTCGAGGTTGCCGGTCAGCGCAGTGATCACGTCGACGAGCCAGCTGGTCAGCGTGCCGAACTCGGCCGTGGACGTGCCGATCCGGCCGTAGACGACCGCGGTGGGCGCCCCGGCGAGTTCGCGGGCCAGCGTCTCGATCTCCTCCGCCGGAACACCGCAGACCGACGCCATCGCCGCCGGCGAGAACTCCTCGGCCAGGACGCGGAGCTCGTCGACGCCGGTGAACCGGTCGTCCAGGTCGGTCACCAGGTTCTCGGCGAACAACGTGTGCACGATGCCGAGTAGCAGGTAGGGGTCGGTACCCGGGCGGATGAACAGGTGCCGGTCGGCGATCCCGGCGGTGCGGGTGCGCCGCGGGTCGACGACGACGAGCTGTCCGCCGCGGGCCCGCAGCGCCTTGAGGCGGCCGGGGAAGTCCGGTGCGGTGCAGAGGCTGCCGTTGGACTCGAGCGGGTTGGCGCCGAGCATCAGCAGGTAGTCGGTGCGGTCGAGGTCGGGCACCGGGATCGCGGTCGGGTCGCCGAACATCAGCCCGGCCGAGACGTGCTTCGGCAGCTGGTCGACGCTGGCCGCGCTGTAGACGTTGCGGGTGCCGATCGCCTTGCGCAGCGGCCCGAGGTAGAGCCCGCCGCCGAGGGTGTGCGCGTTGGGGTTCCCGAAGTACAGCCCGATCGACTCCCGACCGTGCTCCGCGATCACCCGGCTGAGCCCGGCCTCCACCGCGGCGAACGCCTCGTCCCAGGAGACCGGCGTCAGCACGCCGTCCCGGCGGAGAAGGGGCTCGGTCAGGCGGTCGGGATCCTGGTCGAGGTCGCCGAGCGTCGCCCCCTTCGGGCAGAGGAAGCCGCGGCTGAAGACGTCGTCCCGGTCGCCGCGAACCCGGACGACGTCCCTCCCGGAGAGCGTGATCTCGAGGCCGCAGACGGCTTCGCAAAGCGGACAGGTCCGGTACGCGGTGCGGGTCACGAGGCGCTCCTCGACGTCGGGTCGCTTCGCCCCAGTGTGGCCCGCCTCGCCGTGCGGTACCGGCGAGTTCCCGGGAAACCGGCGAAACCGCCGATGCCACGGCCGTCGGAGCTAGCCGAGCGCAGCGGCCAGGGCGCGGAACGCGTCGGCGGGGAACGTCTTCGCGTCGACGCCGAGAACCTGGATCGTGACCTCGTCGGCGCCGGCCCGGAAGTGCTTCTCGATCCCCTCCGCGACCTGCGCGGGAGTGCCCCACGGGATCAGCGCGTCGACGAGCCGGTCGCTGCCGCCGCCGGCCAGGTCCTCGTCCGTCCACCCGAGACGCCGCAGGTTGTTCGTGTAGTTCGGCAGCGTCAGGTACCCGGTCGTGTACTCCCGCGCGACGGCGCGCGCCCGATCGGCGTCCGCCTCGAGAACGACCGCTACCTCGGGCGCGAGCAGCGCCTCGGACCCGAGCGCCGCACGGGCCTGTTCGGTGTGTTCGGCCGGGACGAAGTACGGGTGCGCTCCCCGGGCCCGGTCACGGGAGAGCTCCAGCATGCGCGGGCCGAGCGCAGCGAGGACGCGCTGCTCCGGTGCGATGCCCGCGGCGTCGAGCGCGTCGAGGTACTCGACCATCCGCGAGTAC
The window above is part of the Cryptosporangium minutisporangium genome. Proteins encoded here:
- a CDS encoding diguanylate cyclase, whose amino-acid sequence is MSLDRHDDAGVLLGLDRLRAVAGTPSGPAVPTAEPPTPVVTRAPFRTRPRPETSAPGEPVTGPPRDAVPRQTTATVPPMRPAPPRPTPTVPDARTAAAAKAAQASAGYEVLGELGRGSRTVVYRVRRGDGVYAMKVARERLSDDAAAVGPDGAEGGVTADAAERAFRREAALLACIAHPGLARVHEVGTADGRPYLVMDLVAGVRLTDVLAEGPLGVGTLLAIGIDVADALAAAHRAGLVHRDIKPENIVVQTGVGHGAPQARVIDFGMASRLGAPPDGTVAGTMLYCAPEQSGMLNRPVDGRADLYALGAVLFECATGAPPFDSDDVGSLLRMHATVPAPDPLAARRDLPPALGGVISKLLAKDPDDRYQSGDGLVADLRRLASGEGHFPLGAADRPTTGKAEPPLVGRDAELGALAARWQRVRDAAAGPQSAGTPSPGSPSPGSPSAGSPSAGPQPAGGAVLVTGPPGSGKSRLTAELTAAVTANRGLVLYGKCDADSSVPLAPLRAALDRYVAEILALPPARRVTAAVDLTAAAGPAAALLHGLSPRLGALLDTAPPVVDDRDQPLPGAVAGFLAGLARATGGLVLHLDDLHWMDDATGRVLRQLADELPAAPVLVLATARDGPDDVSGLDAARTALGSALDLTVRLEPLKADAVAELVRGVTGGIRISATAAAGLAARSDGNPFTLLQFLTAIVDAGLARPSWGTWQIDSDLLHDVELPVDAVALVLDRLRGLDPESRQLLGLAAALGPHFDPGMVAEVGRIARRRAIEVASAAAWRHLLERRDGDNFQFLHDRIREALLAQFDAATLRSVHARIADVLANQAASGQASPATVYALARHRQLADDGRPNPALFAACAAAGRLALTEQAPAEAVGFLQRAAAAATRSGIITDAAFLQALGRAQHRTGRFREALATLEAARDRTDDPLERARLLALTAQVHDSTWATDQQARAVDEALAELGRPLPNNPFVLVVTTLWQVVVGALIMVTRIGHGTVTEPQRELYCLLTELYDAGALAYARQLRPTVALALTLRRVYLTARIGRGPESVRMGMAAAHLAYLVGLRGYGRWLTRRAHRTAAEVGDSQLTAYVDWLDALDQHFFGFDQGERIRVVLADRARWLDAGRRIDLLSVLCWDTLLRGDVAGAEEVFARRRALVDASDGALGTTVHACHIGLLALQGRPAEAAAQLARVRSAGGQTRWERVDLSYVEMLAEVEQGDCGPAFDAAVAALEKTGVPWWALIPIHRGLYVYQAYGRIEQVRVAAPGDRARRLAQARAAVRALRMVANTPMLRAHHRVAHAGLVLAEGQPDRAVRMLNAAEPVLRTVDAPLVAFEAARVRARALGVQGVDGERDRQARYALALAVEQRWPHRARQLAAEFGLDGASRVTLHQARSSDGVAVSLYRQRLDAIQQVGLAASRVLDPARVAAVALDETIRILGAERAFLFLVDDTGQLRPHGGRDAARTDLGTLTGYSATLVDRVWQTRTATVVTGTEEGAALGAESVVLHGLRSIMVAPILLDGRLLGVVYLDSRVAKGIFTADDVGVLTAITSHVAVALETARAAQLEVAVGAANRQRDLAETLRDALAAITGILEPTPEQVLRRLLTVVFGVVGGDSGWLVQAGPEPPLVWVRAATRTGRHHRTDDLAGIFAAVAADELDDPGDGLAIPTGSHPVAMDADARLARLLETAEPVVSRVDAPRLVTDALPDARCWLALPLVAREERLGVLLFATGSPDDYDDGVAEIAGALVGQGMVAYENARLYAEVRRLATIDGLTGVANRRHFFELASHDVAVSRRDRAARWPVAAMMIDIDHFKRVNDVYGHQVGDEVIQVVAGRLRQNGRGLGLLGRYGGEEFALLLRAGPVEAARVAEDLRTAVAEEPVPTSAGPLWVTISLGVTYLRDADLDTDPDPDAVISMLLGRADRCLYLAKHAGRNRVHVG
- a CDS encoding molybdopterin-dependent oxidoreductase gives rise to the protein MTRTAYRTCPLCEAVCGLEITLSGRDVVRVRGDRDDVFSRGFLCPKGATLGDLDQDPDRLTEPLLRRDGVLTPVSWDEAFAAVEAGLSRVIAEHGRESIGLYFGNPNAHTLGGGLYLGPLRKAIGTRNVYSAASVDQLPKHVSAGLMFGDPTAIPVPDLDRTDYLLMLGANPLESNGSLCTAPDFPGRLKALRARGGQLVVVDPRRTRTAGIADRHLFIRPGTDPYLLLGIVHTLFAENLVTDLDDRFTGVDELRVLAEEFSPAAMASVCGVPAEEIETLARELAGAPTAVVYGRIGTSTAEFGTLTSWLVDVITALTGNLDRPGGGMFGMPPHGRTRWRKPFTTGRWRSRVRDLPEAIGELPVATLADEIRTPGEGQVRALVTVAGNPVLSTPDGPGLDAALGTLDFMLSVDPYLNATTRHADVILPPPRILEAGHYDVALLGFAVRRVARYSPPVLDLPAGRPSEAQILAKLALIAAGQGAGADPELLDEGIIGGTLARAVADPSSPVHGGDPAVLAKELTGAGGAERRLDLMLRLGTYGDGFGAQPGGLSLQRLLDAPHGLDLGPLEPTLDALLATASGKVELAPAPIVADLSRLRAGADVRRDGFVLVGRRNLRTNNSWSHNVPTLAGGSNRCTLQMNPEDASRLGLAAGQEVRVRSRVGTVATVLEPSATIMPGVVSLPHGFGHGLPGTRQRVAEQTAGVNANTLTDPELIDVLSGTAVLNGIPVEVVG
- a CDS encoding TIGR03620 family F420-dependent LLM class oxidoreductase, which produces MAQRLVSVWQPFFLAGKDPDAVLDAAVELEELGYHRLWFSGGFDPGVPARFREILDGTKRLGVAPGILSIWHANPADAAAFTRAAEQDHPGRFLLGLGASHAVLVDNTGGQYRKPYSRMVEYLDALDAAGIAPEQRVLAALGPRMLELSRDRARGAHPYFVPAEHTEQARAALGSEALLAPEVAVVLEADADRARAVAREYTTGYLTLPNYTNNLRRLGWTDEDLAGGGSDRLVDALIPWGTPAQVAEGIEKHFRAGADEVTIQVLGVDAKTFPADAFRALAAALG